One Methylobacterium sp. 77 DNA window includes the following coding sequences:
- a CDS encoding methyltransferase domain-containing protein: MRLDVTDLRAFYASPLGGVTHRIVARAIHGLLGSVSGLRVLGLGYATPYLGPVHVIAERTFAFMPATQGVVNWPGSGRSCSALADPTMMPLPEAAVDRVILVHALESVESPTELLQDVWRVLTPGGRMILVVPNRRGVWARRDATPFGHGQPYSRSQLARLMRTTQFSPEGWAEALYMPPVESRLWLKTAGAWERFGTGLSLPFAGLHVIDATKQLYRPVAVRPVQRAARLAPTRVLVPAPSPG; the protein is encoded by the coding sequence GTGGCCCGTGCGATCCACGGGCTCCTCGGTTCGGTCTCGGGCCTGAGGGTTCTCGGCCTCGGTTACGCGACGCCCTATCTCGGGCCGGTCCACGTGATCGCCGAGCGCACCTTCGCCTTCATGCCGGCCACGCAAGGGGTAGTGAACTGGCCCGGCAGCGGGCGCTCCTGCTCGGCGCTCGCCGACCCGACGATGATGCCCCTGCCGGAAGCGGCGGTGGACAGGGTGATCCTGGTCCACGCCCTCGAATCGGTGGAGAGCCCGACCGAATTGCTGCAGGATGTCTGGCGCGTGCTGACGCCGGGTGGCCGGATGATCCTCGTCGTGCCCAACCGGCGCGGCGTCTGGGCCCGGCGTGATGCGACGCCGTTCGGCCACGGGCAGCCCTATAGCCGCTCCCAGCTCGCCCGCCTGATGCGAACCACCCAGTTCTCGCCGGAAGGATGGGCCGAGGCGCTCTACATGCCGCCCGTCGAGAGCCGGCTCTGGCTGAAGACGGCCGGTGCCTGGGAACGTTTCGGCACCGGGCTGTCGCTTCCCTTCGCCGGCCTCCACGTGATCGATGCCACGAAGCAGCTCTATCGTCCGGTCGCGGTACGGCCTGTGCAGCGGGCTGCCCGCCTCGCGCCGACGCGGGTGCTAGTTCCCGCCCCCTCCCCGGGTTGA